One genomic segment of Hydrocarboniclastica marina includes these proteins:
- the argA gene encoding amino-acid N-acetyltransferase, whose amino-acid sequence MTDPHNWLYWFRHSAPYINAHRGRTLVLTLGGEVLEHPNLTHIIHDITLLASLGTRLVLVFGARPQIERRLEEAGAETHLHENGLRVTPEAHLPLVMEAVGRLRASLERRLSMGLINSPMHGARMRVVSGNLITAKPLGVLDGTDLGYTGRVRRVDSDGLEALLDGGNIVILPPLGYSPTGDVFNLAYEDVASQTAAALRAEKLIMFASSVGIMDEAGALIRELRVREARGLLNGADLSPAQAEALQAACDACSRGVRRAHIISYEDEGALLEELFTRDGSGTLVTDDPYEEVRPARAEDIGGIQELIQPLEAAGVLVRRPRELLETEVDRFVVDERDGTIIGCAALYPYAEEGIGELACFAVSGQYRRFGRGDQVLAMIERVARAQGLERLFVLTTQAEHWFRERGFEPAQVAELPAARQAQYNRQRNSKIFIKPL is encoded by the coding sequence GTGACTGACCCCCACAACTGGCTTTACTGGTTTCGGCATTCTGCGCCCTACATCAATGCCCATCGGGGCCGCACGCTGGTGCTGACCCTGGGTGGAGAAGTGCTGGAACACCCGAATCTCACTCATATCATCCACGACATCACCCTGCTCGCGAGCCTGGGTACACGGTTAGTGCTGGTGTTCGGAGCGCGTCCTCAAATCGAGCGGCGGCTTGAGGAGGCCGGCGCCGAAACGCACCTGCATGAGAACGGCTTGCGGGTTACACCCGAGGCCCACCTGCCATTGGTGATGGAAGCGGTCGGCCGGTTGCGTGCGTCCCTGGAGCGCCGGCTGTCCATGGGGCTCATAAACTCGCCCATGCACGGAGCACGGATGCGCGTGGTCAGCGGCAACCTCATTACGGCGAAACCCCTGGGCGTGCTCGATGGCACCGACCTGGGCTACACCGGCCGTGTGCGCCGTGTGGACAGTGACGGCCTGGAGGCGCTGCTGGATGGCGGCAACATCGTTATCCTGCCGCCACTGGGCTACTCGCCAACAGGGGACGTTTTTAATCTTGCCTATGAGGATGTTGCCAGCCAGACGGCGGCTGCGCTGAGGGCGGAAAAGCTGATTATGTTCGCGTCCAGCGTCGGCATCATGGATGAGGCGGGAGCCCTGATCCGGGAGCTCAGGGTACGGGAAGCACGCGGTTTGCTGAATGGCGCCGATCTGAGTCCAGCTCAGGCCGAAGCGCTACAGGCTGCTTGTGATGCGTGCTCCCGTGGGGTTCGGCGCGCCCATATCATCAGTTATGAAGACGAGGGCGCGCTGCTGGAAGAGTTATTCACCCGGGATGGGTCGGGCACGCTGGTCACTGACGATCCCTACGAAGAGGTGCGCCCGGCACGGGCGGAAGATATTGGCGGTATCCAGGAACTTATCCAGCCGCTGGAGGCCGCGGGCGTGCTCGTGCGGCGCCCTCGGGAGTTGCTGGAAACCGAAGTTGACCGGTTTGTCGTCGACGAGCGAGATGGCACGATCATTGGCTGCGCGGCGCTTTACCCCTACGCAGAAGAAGGAATCGGTGAGTTGGCATGCTTCGCCGTCAGCGGCCAATATAGGCGTTTTGGCCGGGGCGATCAGGTTCTCGCCATGATCGAGCGCGTCGCCCGGGCGCAGGGCCTGGAACGGTTGTTCGTGCTTACGACCCAGGCTGAGCACTGGTTTCGTGAGAGAGGCTTTGAACCCGCACAGGTTGCCGAGCTACCCGCCGCCCGGCAAGCCCAGTATAACCGGCAGCGGAACTCGAAGATCTTCATCAAACCTCTGTAG
- the argB gene encoding acetylglutamate kinase, with amino-acid sequence MALDRDTAMQVAAVLSKGLPYIQRFTGKTIVVKYGGNAMENVELQRSFARDMVLMKLVGINPIIVHGGGPQIGELLDRLQIKSHFVDGMRVTDSETMDVVEMVLGGRVNKQIVSLINQQGGKAIGLTGKDANLIRARKMEVVKPSPEMSRPEIVDIGHVGEVVKVDSEVITMLTRSNVIPVIAPIGVGPDGTAYNINADIVAGKVAEELNAEKLILLTNVSGLQDRQGKVLTGLKSAEVDALIADGTIHGGMLPKIRCALNAVKNGVHTAHIIDGRVAHATLLEIFTDEGVGTLISR; translated from the coding sequence ATGGCTTTGGATCGCGACACCGCCATGCAGGTCGCTGCGGTACTGAGTAAGGGGCTCCCTTACATTCAGCGTTTCACCGGCAAGACCATTGTCGTCAAGTACGGCGGAAACGCCATGGAGAATGTTGAGCTACAGCGTTCTTTTGCACGGGATATGGTGCTGATGAAGCTGGTCGGCATCAATCCCATCATTGTTCATGGCGGCGGACCCCAGATTGGTGAACTGCTGGATCGGCTGCAGATCAAGTCTCACTTTGTTGATGGCATGCGCGTCACCGACAGCGAAACCATGGATGTGGTTGAGATGGTGCTTGGCGGACGGGTTAACAAGCAGATCGTATCGCTGATCAATCAGCAGGGTGGCAAGGCCATCGGCCTGACGGGTAAAGACGCTAACCTGATCCGGGCCCGCAAGATGGAAGTGGTCAAACCGTCACCGGAGATGTCGCGTCCCGAAATCGTCGATATCGGCCATGTGGGCGAGGTGGTCAAGGTCGACAGCGAAGTCATCACCATGCTGACCAGGAGCAACGTGATTCCTGTTATTGCGCCTATCGGTGTAGGCCCCGACGGCACTGCCTACAACATAAACGCGGATATCGTCGCCGGGAAAGTGGCCGAAGAGCTTAACGCCGAAAAGCTGATTCTGCTGACCAACGTATCCGGCCTGCAGGATCGCCAGGGTAAGGTTTTGACCGGTCTGAAATCGGCCGAGGTCGACGCACTGATTGCCGATGGAACGATTCACGGTGGCATGCTGCCCAAGATTCGTTGCGCCCTGAACGCGGTAAAAAATGGTGTTCACACAGCCCATATCATCGACGGCCGAGTGGCGCACGCGACATTGCTGGAAATATTCACTGACGAAGGCGTCGGTACGCTCATCTCCCGCTAG
- a CDS encoding PilZ domain-containing protein: MHAHHRSFIRHPIEIPIEVASEDEPGHLEPLKNLSFGGLAFGTHQEYAPGTLLGINIQTPDQPVQLTARVAWCRRCEHGQDDKQEGTHAYDIGVAFEDNLDAFRIRMVEQICQIERYRLTVLDCEGRELTAEEAAMEWIERFGARFYPQD, translated from the coding sequence ATGCACGCACACCATCGTTCCTTTATCAGACACCCTATTGAGATCCCCATAGAGGTGGCATCAGAAGACGAGCCCGGCCATCTGGAACCCCTGAAGAACCTGAGCTTCGGCGGGCTGGCTTTCGGCACTCACCAGGAGTATGCGCCCGGAACGCTGCTGGGCATCAATATCCAGACGCCGGATCAACCTGTACAACTGACCGCACGGGTGGCCTGGTGCAGACGCTGCGAGCATGGGCAGGACGACAAGCAGGAGGGTACGCACGCGTACGATATCGGTGTCGCTTTCGAGGATAATCTGGATGCGTTCCGGATCCGGATGGTCGAGCAGATCTGCCAGATTGAGCGTTATCGCCTGACCGTGCTCGACTGCGAAGGACGTGAGTTAACAGCCGAGGAGGCCGCTATGGAGTGGATAGAGCGCTTCGGGGCCCGGTTCTACCCTCAGGATTGA
- the argE gene encoding acetylornithine deacetylase — MKVTVPDLRTSFSQLIALPSISSASASWDQSNEPVVMLLEGWLASLGFVTEVMAVPDRPGKYNLIATLGTGAGGLVLSGHTDTVPFDDKRWQSDPFTLTERDGRLYGLGTCDMKGFFGLVLEAVRDLRADDLQRPLIVLATADEESSMSGAQALVDAGRPEGRFAVIGEPTELRPVRMHKGIMMERLALRGQSGHSSDPSLGRNAMEGMHAVLSELLTLRSEWQQQYRHPGFNVEFPTLNLGHIHGGDSPNRICAACELHFDLRPLPGMKIDELRDSIHRRVAPLIRARELGMTFEPLFDGVPPFETPANAQLVKLCEELTGHAAESVAFATEAPFLQQLGLETLIMGPGSIDQAHQPDEFLALDQLQPAIDVLTQLIKRCCIDGELPRSPADDRAE, encoded by the coding sequence GTGAAAGTGACAGTGCCTGATCTTAGAACCTCATTCTCGCAGTTGATTGCACTGCCCTCTATAAGCAGCGCCAGTGCTAGCTGGGACCAGAGCAACGAGCCGGTTGTTATGCTCCTGGAGGGCTGGCTGGCCTCGCTTGGTTTTGTCACAGAGGTCATGGCTGTGCCGGATCGTCCGGGGAAGTACAATCTGATCGCTACATTGGGCACAGGCGCTGGCGGGCTCGTGCTATCAGGCCATACCGATACGGTGCCTTTTGATGACAAGCGCTGGCAGAGCGATCCGTTTACGCTGACTGAAAGGGACGGGCGCCTCTACGGGCTGGGCACCTGTGACATGAAGGGTTTTTTCGGCCTGGTACTCGAGGCGGTGAGGGATCTGCGGGCCGATGATCTGCAACGTCCGCTCATTGTGCTGGCAACCGCAGACGAAGAAAGCTCCATGAGTGGCGCCCAGGCGCTGGTCGATGCCGGCCGGCCGGAGGGACGCTTTGCTGTTATCGGCGAGCCGACAGAGTTACGACCGGTCCGTATGCACAAAGGCATTATGATGGAGCGTCTCGCCTTGCGGGGCCAGTCGGGCCATTCATCGGATCCCTCGCTGGGCCGCAACGCTATGGAAGGCATGCACGCGGTGCTGAGCGAATTGCTGACCTTGCGCTCAGAGTGGCAGCAGCAGTATCGGCACCCAGGTTTTAACGTGGAGTTCCCGACGCTGAACCTGGGCCATATTCATGGCGGAGACAGCCCCAACCGCATCTGCGCGGCCTGTGAGCTGCATTTCGATTTACGGCCCCTGCCAGGCATGAAAATTGACGAGCTGCGCGATAGCATCCATCGACGCGTGGCCCCCCTGATACGAGCACGCGAGCTGGGCATGACCTTTGAGCCGTTGTTCGATGGCGTGCCCCCGTTTGAGACGCCAGCCAATGCCCAGTTGGTCAAGCTCTGCGAGGAGCTGACCGGGCATGCAGCTGAGTCCGTCGCCTTTGCGACCGAGGCGCCTTTTCTGCAGCAGTTGGGCCTTGAAACGCTGATTATGGGCCCCGGTTCCATTGACCAGGCCCACCAGCCGGACGAGTTTTTGGCCCTTGATCAGTTACAGCCGGCAATCGATGTGCTCACCCAACTGATCAAGCGCTGCTGTATTGACGGGGAGCTGCCACGATCGCCCGCCGACGATAGAGCTGAATAA